One part of the Xiphophorus maculatus strain JP 163 A chromosome 1, X_maculatus-5.0-male, whole genome shotgun sequence genome encodes these proteins:
- the LOC102219521 gene encoding solute carrier family 26 member 6-like: protein MEDRYATFGEYVVHREVLDESRLDVVAQKGTWSTKPTAGEQMKDMLRCSVSRVKDVLLTWIPILSWLPKYPFRENILGDVVSGCSVGIMHLPQGMAYALLASLRPVLGLYSSLFPVLVYCVFGTSRHISVGTFAVVSIMVGSVTERLAPDSNFIVNGTNGSEIVNLTARDLYRVQVACSLTVLAGIFQILLGLVKFGFMVMYLSEPLVRGYTTASACHVCVSQLKCLFGVKPARFIGPFYLVYTVVDICRLLPQTKVPELLVSVVALSVLIVVKEINDRYRQKLPLPIPIELIVIVTATIITHFCGLNSEYSIDVVGEIPSGLKPPHAPDTTLFSQIIGDAFAIAIVGYAINISLGKTFALKHGYKVNNNQELVSLGLCNTIGGCFRCYAVASSMSRSLVQESTGCKTQIAGMVSSVIVLITVLKIGSLFEDLPKAVLSTIVIVNLRGMFKQFTDMPMLWKSNKVDLLVWLVTFISTILLNLDLGLAVSIGFSMLTIIFKTQLPRYSILGNVPGTELYLDIEAYKEAKEIPGIKIFHSSGTINFTNAEMYLESLQEKSGIDIGKLQTERKNQEAKQRREQEKQKKRERDEAKKNRLNKNKDNQKGVVLSMADTDSDVSGKGQVNWGYRSDKVTSDSDSDSYEVVTVDSKQGEDGKQSSYRSGTHSIILDVSVTSSLDTVAVKTLKNIFRDFGDVGVTIYLAACQACVVEQMERANFFSEFVPKSCLFVSVHDAVLHIFKKLGQENNGTDLFCDTKM from the exons GTGCTCCGTGTCTCGAGTGAAGGACGTGCTGCTGACCTGGATTCCCATTCTCTCCTGGCTGCCTAAATACCCATTTCGAGAAAATATCTTAGGTGATGTGGTGTCTGGCTGCAGCGTGGGAATCATGCATCTGCCACAAG GTATGGCATATGCTCTCCTGGCCTCTTTGCGCCCCGTGTTGGGACTTTACTCCTCCCTCTTCCCGGTGCTGGTCTACTGTGTCTTTGGCACCTCCAGGCACATCTCTGTTG GTACATTTGCTGTGGTCAGTATCATGGTTGGCAGTGTGACAGAGAGGCTTGCACCTGACAGTAACTTTATTGTAAACGGCACCAATGGGTCAGAGATTGTGAACTTGACTGCAAGGGACTTGTATAGAGTACAGGTAGCGTGTTCCCTCACAGTCTTGGCTGGAATCTTTCAG aTCCTGCTGGGCTTGGTGAAGTTTGGTTTCATGGTGATGTACCTCTCCGAGCCGCTAGTTCGAGGCTACACCACAGCATCGGCGTGCCATGTGTGCGTCTCTCAGCTCAAATGCCTGTTTGGAGTCAAACCGGCTCGCTTCATTGGCCCATTCTACCTTGTTTAT ACTGTGGTGGATATTTGCAGACTTCTTCCTCAGACGAAGGTCCCGGAGCTGTTGGTCAGCGTGGTAGCTCTTTCCGTTCTCATCGTTGTTAAAGAAATCAATGATCGCTACAGACAGAAGCTACCATTACCAATCCCTATAGAGCTTATAGTT ATCGTCACAGCAACAATCATAACCCACTTTTGTGGACTCAACAGTGAATATTCAATTGATGTGGTTGGAGAGATTCCCAGCGG GCTCAAGCCCCCTCATGCTCCTGACACCACACTCTTCTCACAGATAATCGGCGATGCTTTCGCTATAGCCATCGTTGGCTATGCCATCAACATTTCACTGGGCAAAACGTTCGCCCTCAAACATGGCTACAAGGTGAACAACAATCAG gaGTTGGTTTCTCTTGGTCTCTGTAACACCATCGGTGGTTGTTTCCGGTGTTACGCTGTGGCATCCTCAATGTCTCGAAGTCTTGTACAGGAGAGCACCGGCTGCAAAACTcaa ATTGCTGGGATGGTCTCCTCCGTTATTGTGCTCATTACAGTTTTGAAAATTGGCTCCTTGTTTGAAGATCTCCCCAAG GCAGTTTTATCCACAATCGTGATTGTGAATTTGAGAGGAATGTTCAAGCAGTTTACGGACATGCCCATGCTGTGGAAGTCCAACAAGGTTGACTTG CTTGTTTGGCTGGTCACATTCATAAGCACCATCCTCCTCAATCTGGACTTGGGTCTGGCTGTCTCCATCGGCTTTTCCATGCTCACAATCATCTTCAAAACACAact ACCCAGGTACTCAATCTTGGGCAATGTACCAGGCACAGAGCTGTATCTGGACATAGAGGCCTACAAAGAG GCCAAAGAGATCCCAGGAATAAAAATCTTCCACTCATCGGGAACTATCAATTTCACAAATGCTGAAATGTACTTGGAGTCCCTGCAAGAGaag AGTGGAATCGACATTGGAAAGCTGCAAACTGAGAGGAAGAATCAAGAAGCCAAGCAGAGGCgagaacaagaaaaacagaaaaaaagagaaagggatgaagcaaagaaaaat AGGCTAAATAAGAATAAGGATAACCAGAAAGGTGTGGTTTTGAGCATGGCAGACACAGATTCAGACGTCTCTGGCAAAGGTCAAGTCAACTGGGGTTATCGTTCCGACAAAGTCACATCCGACTCTGATTCAGACTCATATGAGGTCGTCACTGTGGATTCAAAACAAGGTGAAGATGGGAAGCAGAGTAGCTATAGATCTGGGACTCACAGCATCATTCTGGATGTCTCAGTGACCAGCTCTTTGGACACAGTTGCTGTGAAGACGCTAAAAAAT attttcaggGACTTTGGGGACGTTGGTGTGACCATCTATCTAGCCGCCTGTCAAG CCTGTGTGGTGGAACAGATGGAAAGGGCAAACTTCTTCTCCGAGTTCGTCCCCAAgagctgtttgtttgtgtcgGTTCATGATGCAGTTCTTCACATTTTCAAGAAACTGGGACAGGAGAACAACGGCACT gatCTTTTTTGTGATACCAAAATGTGA